A portion of the Patescibacteria group bacterium genome contains these proteins:
- a CDS encoding 50S ribosomal protein L25 → MITLHIEPREKAQKLDTLRQTGKMPAVFYGRKEKATSVAVSQAEFTKVYKKAGDSSIIELKDAKGAEHQALIKEVDVHPLTGDFRHADFYVIEKDKKLQIEVPMHFVGIAPAVKDFGGILVKVQHALKIEALPKDLPQAVEVNIGSLATLDSQILAKDVVLPANVVLVQRAEDVVASIAKAVEEKEEVVAAPDLAAIEISDKKGKKPEEGADGAAAAPAGGAKDAKAAPAKK, encoded by the coding sequence ATGATTACCTTACACATCGAGCCTCGAGAAAAGGCACAAAAGCTGGATACATTGCGCCAGACCGGCAAAATGCCCGCTGTTTTCTATGGCCGAAAGGAGAAAGCGACTTCTGTTGCGGTTTCTCAAGCAGAATTCACCAAGGTCTACAAGAAGGCCGGTGACTCTTCTATTATAGAGCTCAAGGATGCCAAGGGCGCAGAGCACCAAGCACTCATCAAAGAGGTAGATGTTCATCCTCTCACTGGAGATTTTCGACATGCTGATTTTTATGTAATTGAAAAGGACAAGAAGCTCCAGATCGAAGTGCCAATGCATTTCGTCGGTATCGCTCCAGCAGTGAAGGACTTCGGTGGTATTCTCGTGAAGGTGCAGCATGCATTGAAGATCGAGGCGTTGCCAAAGGATCTCCCTCAGGCAGTCGAGGTCAACATCGGTTCTCTCGCTACTTTGGATAGCCAGATCCTCGCAAAGGATGTCGTGCTTCCTGCAAATGTCGTTCTCGTGCAGCGAGCGGAGGATGTCGTCGCGTCTATTGCCAAGGCGGTGGAAGAGAAGGAGGAGGTGGTAGCTGCCCCAGATCTCGCCGCGATCGAGATCTCCGACAAGAAGGGCAAGAAGCCTGAGGAGGGCGCTGATGGTGCTGCGGCTGCTCCAGCTGGTGGTGCAAAGGATGCGAAGGCTGCGCCGGCGAAGAAATAG
- a CDS encoding lytic murein transglycosylase: protein MRLRRYNLFFICTLSLTLGLFLDALTTSLWLPQQLEAASLTPEQRVQLQSQLDGLEKEIDAQQSILDAKRTERVSLERDVSILTAQITQAKLSIRARDLTIQGLAADIKAKENTIDVLSDKIDQEKTYVAELLNREAEIYSASPIEIYLTRRSLSSLFEDADQYGAIREALRTSYTKIGEDRKATQVARDALQDKKDEQAQLLSIQKLQQKRLVEQEAEKKKILAVTKGVESAYQNVLKEKTQSANAIRAQLFQLQGSAAIPFGKALEYAKAVEKKTGVRAAFILGIITTESNLGQNVGKGNWRVDMKAPRDTVPFLEICKELGLDPDKMPVSAKQWYGYGGAMGPAQFIPSTWVLFKDRISAATGNKPPNPWDPEDAFMASGLLLKDNGAAKGTRAAERLAATRYLAGWVNATKPAYAFYGNEVLAYADKYQAQINILGAN, encoded by the coding sequence ATGCGTTTACGGAGGTACAACCTTTTTTTCATCTGCACTTTGAGCCTCACTTTAGGCCTGTTTCTCGACGCACTCACGACTTCTTTGTGGCTGCCACAACAGCTTGAAGCCGCCAGCCTCACTCCTGAGCAGCGCGTTCAGCTCCAGTCGCAGCTGGATGGTTTGGAGAAGGAGATCGACGCCCAGCAGTCTATTCTAGATGCCAAGCGTACTGAGCGCGTGTCTCTTGAACGCGATGTTTCGATCCTCACCGCGCAGATCACTCAGGCGAAGCTCAGTATTCGTGCACGCGACCTCACGATTCAGGGCTTGGCTGCCGATATCAAAGCTAAGGAAAACACCATCGATGTGTTGTCCGACAAGATCGATCAGGAAAAAACCTATGTCGCGGAGTTGTTGAATCGCGAAGCGGAGATCTATTCGGCATCGCCGATCGAAATCTACCTCACGCGCCGCTCGCTCTCTTCGCTGTTTGAAGATGCCGATCAGTACGGTGCGATTCGTGAAGCCCTCCGCACTTCGTATACCAAAATCGGCGAGGATAGGAAGGCGACACAGGTCGCACGTGATGCCTTGCAGGATAAAAAAGACGAGCAGGCGCAGCTGTTGAGTATCCAGAAACTCCAACAGAAGCGGCTTGTGGAACAGGAGGCAGAAAAGAAAAAGATTTTAGCGGTGACAAAGGGCGTTGAATCGGCGTACCAGAACGTGTTGAAGGAAAAGACACAGAGCGCGAATGCTATTCGAGCCCAACTCTTCCAGCTCCAGGGTTCAGCGGCGATCCCGTTCGGCAAGGCCCTTGAATATGCCAAAGCTGTGGAGAAGAAGACCGGCGTTCGCGCGGCGTTTATTTTGGGGATCATCACGACTGAATCCAATCTTGGACAGAATGTCGGCAAAGGCAATTGGCGCGTCGATATGAAGGCACCTCGTGACACGGTGCCATTTCTTGAAATCTGCAAAGAGCTCGGTCTCGACCCAGACAAGATGCCGGTCTCGGCAAAGCAATGGTATGGTTACGGCGGGGCCATGGGTCCGGCGCAATTCATCCCTTCGACCTGGGTGCTGTTCAAGGACCGCATCTCTGCCGCCACTGGCAACAAGCCGCCGAATCCTTGGGATCCGGAAGATGCCTTCATGGCCTCAGGACTTTTGTTGAAAGACAATGGTGCGGCGAAAGGTACCCGCGCGGCTGAACGTCTTGCCGCCACCCGATACCTCGCTGGCTGGGTCAATGCCACCAAGCCTGCCTACGCCTTTTATGGCAACGAAGTGCTGGCTTATGCCGACAAATATCAGGCGCAGATCAATATTTTGGGCGCCAATTAG
- a CDS encoding type B 50S ribosomal protein L31: MKKDIHPKNYRPVLFIDNSNGAQFLISSTVQTKETAKGADGKEYPAFHVEISSTSHPFYTGNEKLLDAAGRVEKFKTRSVKTVAVKPKTASAKKAK; encoded by the coding sequence ATGAAAAAAGACATTCACCCAAAAAACTACCGCCCAGTCCTCTTCATTGACAACTCCAATGGTGCGCAGTTTCTCATTTCTTCTACTGTGCAGACCAAGGAGACTGCCAAGGGTGCAGACGGCAAGGAATACCCTGCATTCCACGTGGAAATCTCTAGCACCTCTCACCCTTTCTATACTGGCAACGAAAAGCTCCTCGACGCAGCTGGCCGAGTAGAGAAGTTTAAGACTCGATCAGTCAAGACTGTTGCTGTAAAGCCAAAGACCGCTTCCGCTAAAAAGGCCAAATAG
- a CDS encoding PCRF domain-containing protein has translation MDLQKHKQNHKTSYLAESWERLDVEEKELRGMIEKDAGFAELGAKELETIAEQKKALEAQLKQIEDADKEEEEFPNEIVMEVRAGAGGEEAALFAQKLAEMYQRFCEARGWSFHPLDESESSLGGFKEAAFEVRGKDVYKLLRFETGVHRIQRVPPTEKMGRVHTSTASVAILPMRKKVNVDISPADIHMEFSRAGGKGGQNVNKVETAVRLLHKPSGIDVRCTSERSQAKNREKAMSILMAKIARLREEEAAAKYSGNRSSQIGTAGRSEKIRTYNILQDRVTDHRIKQSWHNIEGIFRGEIDDIIQAVCEAGGGSVPAEGEVEPDLQ, from the coding sequence ATGGATCTCCAAAAGCACAAGCAAAATCATAAGACGTCATATCTCGCAGAAAGCTGGGAGCGTTTGGACGTGGAAGAAAAAGAGTTGCGCGGCATGATTGAAAAGGACGCAGGGTTTGCTGAATTGGGCGCGAAAGAGCTCGAAACTATTGCCGAACAAAAGAAGGCGCTCGAGGCTCAGTTGAAGCAGATTGAAGATGCCGACAAAGAGGAGGAAGAGTTTCCAAATGAGATCGTCATGGAAGTCCGCGCTGGTGCCGGCGGGGAAGAGGCCGCTCTTTTTGCTCAGAAGCTTGCCGAAATGTATCAACGTTTCTGCGAAGCTCGCGGCTGGTCTTTCCATCCGCTCGATGAATCGGAGTCGTCGCTCGGTGGTTTCAAAGAAGCCGCCTTCGAAGTGCGTGGCAAGGACGTGTACAAGCTCCTCCGCTTTGAGACCGGTGTGCATCGTATTCAACGTGTGCCGCCCACCGAAAAGATGGGTCGTGTGCACACCTCGACCGCTTCTGTGGCGATTCTCCCAATGCGCAAGAAAGTGAATGTCGATATTAGTCCGGCCGATATTCATATGGAATTCTCTCGTGCCGGCGGCAAGGGTGGTCAGAATGTGAACAAAGTGGAGACCGCCGTGCGCCTTTTGCACAAGCCGAGCGGTATCGACGTGCGTTGTACCAGTGAGCGCAGCCAGGCGAAGAATCGCGAGAAGGCGATGAGTATTCTCATGGCGAAAATCGCCCGACTTCGCGAGGAAGAGGCGGCGGCCAAATACTCCGGCAATCGCTCGTCCCAGATCGGCACCGCCGGCCGTTCCGAGAAGATCCGCACCTACAACATTCTCCAGGATCGTGTCACCGACCACCGTATCAAGCAGTCTTGGCACAACATCGAAGGCATTTTCCGCGGTGAAATCGACGACATTATTCAGGCAGTCTGTGAGGCGGGTGGGGGTAGTGTGCCGGCTGAAGGCGAAGTTGAGCCTGATTTGCAATAA
- the rpsB gene encoding 30S ribosomal protein S2 — MSETTKTPNSGLIESLFKAGSHFALSRARRHPSAKNFIFGAKNRVEIFDLEKTSESLEKAKAFVKNLGSEGKQILFVGGKSEARVAVQKGAESIGMPFVAGRWIGGTFTNYSEIKRRIEKMESQIAKRENGELLKYTKKERLMIDREIDNLQKFFGGLVLMKEMPKAIFVIDAKREEIAVHEANKTGIPVIAVCNSDCDLNKVQHSIPGNDGAQASIAFFVNQIVAAYQDGKKNPKVAPAAAAATTATTQPTMANAAKA; from the coding sequence ATGTCAGAAACCACCAAAACCCCAAATTCAGGCCTCATTGAAAGCCTTTTTAAAGCAGGCTCTCACTTTGCATTGTCTCGAGCACGACGTCACCCAAGCGCGAAAAACTTCATCTTCGGTGCGAAGAACCGCGTAGAGATCTTCGACCTCGAAAAGACCTCAGAGTCTCTCGAAAAGGCGAAGGCGTTCGTGAAGAACCTCGGTTCAGAAGGCAAGCAGATCCTCTTTGTCGGTGGCAAGAGCGAGGCTCGAGTGGCGGTACAGAAGGGCGCTGAATCTATCGGCATGCCTTTTGTTGCAGGACGATGGATTGGTGGTACTTTCACCAACTACTCAGAAATCAAGCGACGAATCGAAAAGATGGAGTCTCAGATTGCCAAGCGTGAGAACGGCGAGCTTCTCAAGTACACCAAGAAAGAGCGTCTCATGATCGACCGTGAAATCGACAACCTCCAGAAGTTTTTCGGTGGCCTCGTATTGATGAAAGAAATGCCAAAGGCGATTTTCGTGATCGACGCAAAGCGCGAGGAGATTGCCGTACATGAGGCCAACAAGACCGGCATCCCAGTGATCGCTGTTTGTAACTCTGACTGTGACCTCAACAAAGTCCAGCACTCTATCCCTGGCAACGACGGCGCACAGGCAAGTATCGCTTTCTTTGTGAATCAGATTGTGGCGGCGTATCAGGACGGCAAGAAGAATCCAAAGGTGGCGCCAGCGGCTGCAGCAGCCACGACCGCGACAACACAGCCTACTATGGCGAATGCAGCGAAGGCGTAA